In the Salvia splendens isolate huo1 chromosome 16, SspV2, whole genome shotgun sequence genome, ATAGTAACTAGAAGAGAACGAAGCATTAACAAACTATGCAACTATAAAAAACAAACCACAGATATGTCAAAAGCTTAGCAACGGAAATTGGGAGAGTCTCAGCTCTTCTTTTTTAAAGTCTCGTGACTAATATATGACACACCAATTTTTACAAGCTAAATATAAACTATACATTTATGGTCCTCATAGAAAGGCAGCTACCTACAGCAGAACCAGACGACTAGTTGCTAAAATTGTTATTTTTGGGTCTCTATTACAAAACTGCAATTGTTTCATGCCTTAGAGATGCAGGTTTCAAACTTGTCAACAGCACAAATGGAAAATGGAGTGCCTTTTTTAATGTGAACATCTATACGTCTATGACAACCCGAGCCTTTTCACGTATTGAATGGTGACCCAACTCATAAAGGAAAAATACACTCCAAAGAAACAAACTCGctttaataaaatagtactTGGGTAAGGCATGGATGTCCAGGATGCAAAGAGTCGGCGAAGTATGACTAGCAATGGGTAGACAACTCCGATGAAGGGAACGGATAGCAAGGACATTAGAAAGCCGGAAATAGCTCCAGCTATTAGATCCCATCTCCACAGCTGTATTGATCCCCAACTGGAAAACCATGACTTGAGTAACCTTGTGGACCTGAAATGATACAAGCAACTATTGACCAGAAAAAGGTAAAGGGGTAATATGAAGTTACAGAAAAAGGATAACTTtcataaatatatttacaatCGCATAAGCAGCAAAGTTTCTTCAATGCATAAAGACTAGTATGAAGACAAATTATGGCATGCTGATGCTGCAGAAAAAAAGAAGGGTAAATACCATCAATCACTGTTTGCgatattttatatttgtgtCATAACATAAGCATATTCACAAATCATGCTCTAAGCATCAATATCCTGGCTACAGCAATTAGGCCCGTCCACATTAACATACATGAAAAAAACAGTGTTGTTTCACACATTCTGTTTGTTATTCCACTTAATAAAAGACTGACACATGGCTCCAACTCTTCAAAAAAAGACATGAATTCTTTAATCAAACAATGCATTGTACTTTTTGTATAATCCATGTTGCCAACTTGGCAAATATGGCCCGAAATGACGAAATCAGAGTGCCAACAAGGCAAAATGGGTCTGATTTCGGTCATCAGAATACAACTGTGAAAAAACTGGGAAAACTAATAAATGTTGGAGTGTTAATGGTATCTACCCAACAAATTATTCATAATGTGTTTTTGAGCCAATAATAAATACGATCAGATACTAAATCATCAGTCGAGAATTTGTACAAAATAATTACAACTAGGAATATAGACATCAAAGCAGCATCCGAAAAGATCAACAAGATACATACATGTATTTAACAGCAAAAGTTTACTTTCTTGATATAAACAGTTGGACTGACTTACAAAGGCCGTGTTTCAAGTTACAATCATCTATCTAGAGCAAGCTTAATCGCCATAAAATTTCTGCAGCAACATAGCAACATGTCTTTTCTATATCATTATAAATTAACAAGAAGTGATTAAGCCACATTCCAATTTTGGTTCCAGAAAATTGATTACAAGACTAAGGACCCTCCACCAAATGAAATCTGTCCTATGGAACTCTACCTATCGGACAAAATGGCTGCCTCAGCTAATTAAATATGGTCTGTGTGTGCAAAAGGGGGAAGATTAAAGTGTTCAAAGTGCTAAGTCGCAAAGCTCTGGAGCAGCATGCGGTGCCAGGTATTTTACATACAACATACTTCATGATTTAAGAGCTTACAGCAAAGCTGAGCTACCTTTTACACTGTCCCGTGCTATAAAACAGTATAGAAGACTATtgattttacataattaaatatgaatacACATTTTAAGAGGTGTGTCAGAGAAGCTCAACTCAAAACCTATCTTGCAACCTGACACAACATAAGACTGCTCTTATAACCAAATAATATGACAAGTTGACACCGATAATTTCAGTTATCTATGATACAACTAGGAATCCCCAAGTGTAAATATGAGCATCATGTAAACATAAAAAACCTAGATGAGAAACCTACAGCTCCAAAACTATTAATGGGAATAATATATACTTACAGTATGGAATATCGTTTAAGCATCTCGACAGTAGAAGGGTCCTCAGCTTGGCAATTGAATAAACCGTCGTTATTCATATTAACCTTAGAAATACCAAGAGTGTACCAGCACTCGTACGTTTCATTTACCTGAAAAATCAGATATGCTAGGATGTAATCACATACCAATGGaagtataatttaaaattaggtAACTACATACATCTCTTAGAATCCAAGAGCTGAAGGGAACAAACTCTGAAAGCTAAAGATCCTTTCAGATCATCATTCTAGCTTGAAATTTTTACCAAAAGGCTAAGTATCGAAGGTTCACCTTAAATTTATCCTTGGTCAACCAGGCAGCACCAAAATTGGGTCTACAGTTGTATGGAAGAGCTTCATTTGGGGCTTCTGCTGATGCAAACCTTGCTTGTCCTGAATGATCTACATATTCAACCTGAGAATATAAGAGAAAATGCATTTGCAGTTAAATAGCTAGAAAGATGCATTAGGAAACAAATTACAAAAGAGGCACACCAAAAATCTGACACTAGTAGATTAACTGAATTGGCACCATAAAGCATACTCACATGCCGGAATATTTAGTAAATGGAATGTATACTAGTGAAAGGATCGTGTAAACCAAAAATTACAGTGAAATGATTGAAAGCCACCCATGTCATTGATATGGAAATCATTCACAGGCCCAAGTGTTTATGTTACCTCATAgtatgatattatttgtcagaCATGACCTAAATCAAGTCCCAGAAAGTTTTTTTCAATCTACCTAGTGGCAGAGATCAGGAGTAGATACTTGTTTCCAAGCAAATACTATCCAGGTCATGGGACACTATGTCACTCATAGGCATATGACCACCTTTAAAGCTATACTAGCTGATGCTGAACTTTATCAGCATGAACAGGGTGGTTTCAGAGGCTTCCTGCGTTACTACAGTTGGATGCTCTTTGAGCTATCAAGGGCCCAGTATAAATATTCAATGGAGAAATACATAATGTCCAGCCGAACTAATTTAGAATAATGCTAAGTGGCAGGAGTTCTCAAACTTCAAATATTAACTGCCGTTAAACCCTCAATGTTCTTCGATATTTTACTAGAACCAACATTTTGCAATTAAAAGAAGCCAAATGACTTAATAAGGGTACATCGTAGAGCATTATAAATGTTCTCGAGGGTCGCAAATtgctataaataaatttatacttaAAAGCCACAGAGATCAGCAATCTAACAGGAAGTATTTTTCAAAAATGTCAAAAAAATGCAATCACCTCAAAAACAGAAGCCCAGTAGTAGTCATAATGGCACCGATACTTTTTCCGTTCAAAAGAGTAAAACACATGTTTGCCTTTATAATTCATAAGACCTAATTCACAGACCTTGGATGACCTCAGATCCACACCTGCATACACATCAAGATCAGTGACCTGAGATAGAGAAAAGAAATATATGAATGTGCACAAACAACAAAAACACGGTGTTGAAACAGTCACATTAACCTTTGAAACAAAATTTACTATCAAAATAAGATTCACTATTCATATTGTGATCTAAACTTTTCTTTTTCGGAGAAACCAAATAAACTTTCCAGATGATGTAATAATGACTTATATTCTTCAAACCAACTTCTACATCACACAAATGTATTTTACTTCCAATTTCATGAGCTTGATTAAATTCTTCAAACCAACTTACTACATCACACAAATGTATTTTACAGCTATCCAATTTCATGAACTTGATAACAATGCTGAAAGAAAGACCGTTAACTACGATACAAATGAACTAAAAAGGCCAAATAGACTCCTGACAACAACCACACACGAGGAAACGAAGTCACGAAAGCATTAAACACtcaaaaaattactactccaaTTCCCCCTCACTACTCGatatatcatcatcaataactAAGCTGAAGCAGCAAATCGCTAAAATTCAGCACAGAGAAACAAAATCCAGTCAtctattacaaattaaaaaatgaatataatcaGAGCGCTGAGTGCTTACAGCTGGAAACTATTCTGCAGCGAGACTGAACCGAAATCGGGCTCCAAATTGATAAATTCCCGATCAAAACTGCGAAGTACAGAACCGAAAATGAAAGCAGCATAATCATTACGAAAGCAAAAGCGACGGCGAAGCACGAACGAAGAAACGAGCGACGGAGAGTGGTGCCGCCGTCGCTGCTATCCCTCAGCTCTTCTTCGCTATTCTCCGGCGAATCCATGAGGGGGACGAATCTATTCTAATAGGTTGCGCGGTTTTCTCTCAGACGGAAATCCGGCCACCGGAAATTTCATCCGGTGATCGGAGTTTCAGTAGTAGGTAGTTGTGCTCCGTTGTTTAATTCGCGTTTGTTTGTGAATACAAAATTTGCTTTATTTCCCCAAAAATAGATAAATCTTTTTCACATTAGCATTTTTAAagagtggtggtagtggtgcaAATAAGCATATTTAAATACTACTCGAAAATAATTtgtcatttatttaatttgaatttattttctttttatttattcttttctcttttcaatATTATCAATTGGAAAAGATATTACGTGTGGTAGTTCATTTATGTCTGTTCAATATGAGATTCTCGGTTCTATGCATGTAAATATACTTTTAACATTAATGTTTTATAAATTTAGAATGAGTTTGTTATGCATAGTATGATTTAACAGCATTATCGTATTATTGGATCTGTTAGAGTTTTGTTATCAGGTGTAGTCGTTCGTTTGATTCACTCTAATGATGAGATTTACAATTATGTTTTTCATgcaaacttttaatttattggaTCTGGTAGAGTTTTGTTATCAAGTGTAGTCGTTCATTTGATTCACTCTAATGATGAGATTTACAATTATGGTTTTCATGCAAACTTTTAACATTTGTGTTTCTAGATCAGAATATGTTTGGTATGCATGGTATGAATTGACAATATTATCATGTTATTGCACCTGCTTAAATTATGTTATTGTGTCGTCGTTAATTTGTGTCACTCCAATGATAAGATTTTTTTGTTCGTGTTCACCACGTAATTCTTCCCTATAACTAAAATGTGTTTGGTATGTATAGTATAAATTGATTTAAATTCATAGCTTACATACGTCGAGGCCGACCACATATAGGTTCCGCATGCATAATATGAGTTGAAACCAAATGTTTCGATTAGTTCTACTATAGTTGATTGAGTTAAACCTAATCAACAACTATCAACAAGTAGTGGTAGTGACTATAAAGGTAAATTATTGATGGTTGATTGGTTGTATCATGGGTCGTCCAACTAAGGGGGGGGAGATGGAGCAACGACATTAGCCTAGTTGTTGGTGCACAGACTGAATTATACTATCAATCTGAATCATCAAAtgtgtttatttaataaattccATATTTATCACTAATCTTGAAAAACAGTCGTAGTTTCAACTTGTCACAAAAAAGGAAAGGGATTATTTTTGCTGCCACACATGATTTTGAATAACATTGCAAGTTTGGCAcaacttttatttctttttaagtCGGGTTGTTGCAactttttttagttaaaatttatTAGTGGAAAAAACTCACTTTTGCGTGTAAACCTTTTAATTTTGTTTCGCATTTAGTATGAAAAATCTAAAATTGGAATATGCATAACCAGAGACCAGACCATGAGATAACCTTCGTATAAATGGTgataatatcataattttctgtgtaaacttgaaaaaaaaaaaaacatactacaTTTCAACCATTTCAATTATATCTCACACTTATACATCTATTAACATGTTAGTTTGTTACTTACCCATAAACTATCATCACACAAATCCTAAAATCGTCGATTAATCATGGTTTACCATTCTCTGATAATTCCTG is a window encoding:
- the LOC121772448 gene encoding uncharacterized protein LOC121772448 produces the protein MDSPENSEEELRDSSDGGTTLRRSFLRSCFAVAFAFVMIMLLSFSVLYFAVLIGNLSIWSPISVQSRCRIVSSCVDLRSSKVCELGLMNYKGKHVFYSFERKKYRCHYDYYWASVFEVEYVDHSGQARFASAEAPNEALPYNCRPNFGAAWLTKDKFKVNETYECWYTLGISKVNMNNDGLFNCQAEDPSTVEMLKRYSILSTRLLKSWFSSWGSIQLWRWDLIAGAISGFLMSLLSVPFIGVVYPLLVILRRLFASWTSMPYPSTILLKRVCFFGVYFSFMSWVTIQYVKRLGLS